Proteins encoded by one window of Rouxiella chamberiensis:
- a CDS encoding LexA family protein — MESVGARLKRLRRVTKTTQKALGEYCGVSDVTVGYWEKDLNVPKAESLLKLAKYFNTSEAYILYGTDFAGLQPLVTSVRKIPILSWVQAGVFTESESSELFERAEYWMETGLRVSSDAFALTVRGDSMTNPSGLPSIPEGSTVIVDPQMEATNGKIVVARIAGTSEATMKKLVIDGPKKYLVPLNPRYDNIPINGNCEIIGVVRGVQYEI, encoded by the coding sequence ATGGAATCAGTAGGAGCGCGATTAAAAAGACTACGCAGAGTCACCAAGACAACGCAGAAAGCGCTCGGTGAATACTGCGGTGTGTCCGATGTCACAGTAGGATATTGGGAAAAAGATTTAAACGTTCCCAAGGCTGAGTCACTGTTAAAGCTTGCAAAATACTTCAATACATCAGAAGCTTATATTCTTTATGGTACTGATTTTGCAGGACTGCAACCGCTGGTGACCAGCGTCAGGAAGATCCCGATTCTTTCCTGGGTTCAGGCAGGCGTCTTTACGGAGTCAGAGTCGAGTGAACTTTTTGAGAGAGCAGAATACTGGATGGAAACCGGGTTACGAGTGTCTTCCGACGCCTTTGCGTTAACCGTGCGAGGCGATTCGATGACGAATCCTTCCGGGCTGCCGAGTATTCCCGAGGGGTCAACCGTTATTGTCGACCCGCAAATGGAAGCGACAAACGGTAAAATTGTGGTGGCGCGTATTGCCGGAACCAGCGAAGCGACCATGAAGAAGCTGGTGATTGATGGCCCCAAGAAGTATCTGGTGCCCCTCAATCCGCGCTATGACAATATTCCAATCAACGGCAATTGCGAAATTATCGGCGTCGTTCGCGGTGTGCAATACGAAATTTGA
- the pgsA gene encoding CDP-diacylglycerol--glycerol-3-phosphate 3-phosphatidyltransferase yields the protein MQFNIPTCLTLFRVALIPFFVLAFYLPYVWAPTACALIFVVAAITDWFDGYLARRWKQTTRFGAFLDPVADKVLVAIALVLVAEYFHAWWITLPAATMIAREIIISALREWMAEIGKRSSVAVSWIGKVKTMAQMLSLVALLWRPDDIAIGVGVIALYIAAVLTFWSMFQYLFAARNDLLEP from the coding sequence ATGCAATTTAATATACCGACGTGCCTTACCCTGTTTCGCGTGGCTCTGATCCCGTTCTTCGTGCTGGCATTTTATTTGCCGTACGTCTGGGCTCCGACCGCGTGCGCCTTAATCTTTGTTGTCGCGGCCATCACAGACTGGTTTGATGGCTATCTGGCCCGTCGCTGGAAGCAAACCACGCGTTTTGGGGCCTTCCTGGATCCTGTCGCCGACAAAGTGCTGGTGGCAATAGCGCTGGTGCTGGTGGCGGAATATTTCCATGCCTGGTGGATCACGCTGCCCGCAGCGACCATGATTGCGCGCGAAATCATCATCTCTGCGCTGCGAGAGTGGATGGCGGAGATAGGCAAGCGCAGCAGTGTTGCAGTCTCGTGGATTGGCAAGGTCAAGACGATGGCGCAAATGCTGTCACTGGTGGCGCTGTTGTGGCGCCCTGACGACATCGCGATCGGCGTAGGCGTGATTGCGCTTTACATCGCGGCAGTGCTGACTTTCTGGTCGATGTTCCAATATTTGTTCGCCGCGCGTAACGATTTGCTGGAACCTTGA
- the uvrC gene encoding excinuclease ABC subunit UvrC, which translates to MSNERFDPQAFLKTVTSQPGVYRMYDVTGTVIYVGKAKDLKKRLSSYFRTQVSSRKTETLVKNIDQIDVTVTHTETEALLLEHNYIKLYQPRYNVLLRDDKSYPLIFLSADNHPRLAIHRGAKHAKGEYFGPFPNSYAVRETLALLQKLFPIRQCENSVYRNRSRPCLQYQIGRCLGPCVKGLVSEEEYRQQVEYVRLFLAGKDQQVVTQLIERMEDASKNLRFEEAGRFRDQIQAVRRVTERQFVSGNSEDLDVIGVAFESGMACLHVLFIRQGKVLGSRSYYPKVPGGTDMSEVVQTFVGQFYLQGSQMRTLPGEILLDFSLPEKDLLAESLSEMAGRKVHIQSKPRGDRARYLKLARTNATTALTTRLSERSTIHQRLAELAKTLNLSEINRMECFDISHTMGEQTVASCVVFDSNGPVRAEYRRYNITGITPGDDYAAMTQVLTRRYGKAIEEAKIPDVIFIDGGKGQLGMALDVFAGLNVTWDKSKPLLIGIAKGADRKAGLETLFFKAEGEGIALPSDSPALHVIQHIRDDSHNHAITGHRKKRAKVRNTSALEEIEGVGPKRRQVLLKYMGGIQPLLNASAEEIAKVPGISHALAEKIHNALKH; encoded by the coding sequence GTGAGTAATGAACGCTTTGACCCTCAGGCCTTTCTAAAAACGGTCACCAGCCAACCTGGCGTCTACAGAATGTACGACGTAACCGGGACGGTCATTTATGTCGGTAAAGCCAAGGATCTCAAGAAGCGGCTTTCCAGTTATTTTCGTACCCAGGTCTCGAGCCGAAAAACCGAGACCCTGGTCAAGAACATCGATCAGATAGACGTGACGGTGACGCATACCGAAACGGAAGCGCTGCTGCTCGAGCACAACTACATCAAGCTGTATCAGCCGCGCTACAACGTGCTGCTGCGTGATGACAAATCTTATCCGCTGATTTTTCTCAGCGCCGATAATCATCCCCGACTCGCCATTCACCGCGGTGCCAAGCACGCAAAAGGGGAATATTTCGGGCCTTTCCCGAACTCCTACGCCGTGCGCGAAACGCTGGCGCTGCTGCAAAAACTGTTTCCGATTCGCCAGTGCGAAAACAGCGTTTATCGCAACCGGTCGCGCCCGTGTCTGCAATATCAGATTGGACGCTGCCTTGGGCCTTGCGTCAAAGGGCTGGTTAGCGAAGAGGAATACCGGCAGCAGGTCGAGTACGTGCGCCTGTTTCTGGCCGGTAAAGACCAGCAGGTGGTAACCCAGCTGATTGAACGCATGGAAGACGCGAGCAAAAATCTTCGTTTCGAAGAGGCCGGGCGATTCCGTGACCAGATTCAGGCGGTGCGTCGCGTTACCGAGCGCCAGTTTGTCAGTGGCAACAGCGAAGACCTCGACGTGATAGGCGTGGCCTTCGAGTCCGGCATGGCCTGTCTGCACGTTCTGTTTATTCGTCAGGGCAAGGTTCTGGGCAGCCGCAGCTACTACCCCAAAGTGCCGGGCGGCACCGATATGTCGGAAGTGGTGCAAACCTTCGTGGGACAGTTTTATCTGCAGGGCAGCCAGATGCGCACCTTGCCGGGTGAAATCCTGCTCGACTTCAGCCTGCCTGAAAAAGACCTGCTCGCCGAATCACTCAGTGAGATGGCCGGTCGCAAAGTCCATATTCAGAGCAAGCCGCGCGGCGACAGGGCGCGGTATCTTAAACTGGCGCGCACCAACGCCACCACGGCGCTGACGACGCGGCTTTCCGAGCGCTCCACCATTCACCAGCGTTTGGCCGAACTGGCTAAAACCTTGAATCTTTCCGAGATAAATCGGATGGAATGTTTCGATATCAGCCATACTATGGGCGAGCAAACCGTGGCTTCCTGCGTGGTGTTCGATTCAAACGGTCCGGTACGGGCCGAATATCGCCGCTATAATATTACGGGCATTACGCCCGGCGATGATTATGCCGCGATGACCCAGGTATTGACGCGTCGCTATGGCAAGGCCATCGAAGAGGCCAAAATTCCCGATGTTATCTTTATCGACGGCGGTAAAGGGCAACTGGGCATGGCGCTCGACGTCTTTGCCGGACTCAATGTGACGTGGGACAAATCCAAACCGCTGCTGATTGGTATTGCCAAGGGCGCGGATCGCAAGGCCGGTCTCGAGACGCTGTTCTTCAAGGCGGAGGGCGAGGGGATTGCGTTGCCGTCGGATTCCCCGGCGCTGCACGTTATTCAGCATATTCGTGATGATTCACATAATCACGCCATTACCGGCCACCGCAAGAAACGTGCGAAGGTCAGAAATACCAGTGCGCTTGAAGAGATTGAAGGCGTTGGCCCGAAAAGACGTCAGGTTCTGCTTAAGTATATGGGAGGCATTCAACCGTTACTGAATGCCAGCGCAGAGGAAATTGCAAAAGTGCCGGGTATTTCACACGCATTGGCAGAAAAAATCCATAATGCGTTGAAACACTAG
- the uvrY gene encoding UvrY/SirA/GacA family response regulator transcription factor gives MISVLLVDDHELVRAGIRRILEDVKGIKVVDEVQCGEDAVKWCRNNPVDIVLMDMSMPGIGGLEATKKIVRFCPDIKIIMLTIYTENPLPAKVMQAGASGYLSKGAAPQEVINAIRLVDSGQRYIASDIAQQMALSQLEPQSDSPFDSLSERELQIMLMITKGQKVNEISEQLNLSPKTVNSYRYRMFSKLNINGDVELTHLAIRHGLFNSETLSGSE, from the coding sequence TTGATAAGCGTTCTTCTTGTAGATGACCACGAACTGGTGCGCGCAGGGATTCGACGCATTCTGGAGGATGTCAAAGGCATCAAGGTTGTTGACGAGGTCCAGTGCGGCGAAGACGCCGTGAAATGGTGCCGCAACAATCCTGTCGACATTGTCTTGATGGACATGAGCATGCCGGGTATCGGCGGTCTTGAAGCCACCAAGAAAATCGTGCGCTTCTGCCCCGACATCAAAATTATCATGCTGACCATTTATACCGAAAATCCGCTGCCCGCCAAAGTGATGCAGGCCGGAGCTTCCGGTTACCTCAGCAAAGGGGCTGCGCCTCAGGAAGTGATCAACGCCATCAGGCTTGTCGATTCCGGACAGCGCTATATTGCCTCTGATATCGCTCAGCAGATGGCCTTGAGCCAGCTTGAGCCACAGTCTGATTCGCCGTTCGACAGTCTCTCCGAACGCGAACTGCAAATCATGCTGATGATCACCAAGGGTCAAAAGGTTAACGAGATTTCCGAACAACTTAACCTGAGCCCCAAGACAGTAAACAGTTACCGTTATAGAATGTTTAGTAAACTAAATATTAACGGTGATGTAGAATTGACCCATCTGGCAATTCGCCACGGTCTATTCAACTCGGAGACGTTATCTGGTAGTGAGTAA